One genomic window of Leopardus geoffroyi isolate Oge1 chromosome C3, O.geoffroyi_Oge1_pat1.0, whole genome shotgun sequence includes the following:
- the MAP1LC3C gene encoding microtubule-associated proteins 1A/1B light chain 3C: MQTPQKTQSLRPFKQRKSLATRQEEVAGIRAKFPNKIPVIVERYPREKFLPPLDKTKFLVPQELTMTQFLSIIRSRLVLGASEAFYLLVNNKSLVSMSVTMAEVYRDYQDEDGFVYVTYASQEMFGCLGSGKTLPSSAEHV, encoded by the exons ATGCAGACTCCACAGAAAACCCAAAGCCTCAGACCATTCAAGCAGAGGAAGAGTTTAG cAACCAGACAAGAGGAAGTTGCTGGAATCCGGGCAAAGTTCCCAAACAAGATCCCG GTGATAGTGGAGCGCTATCCCAGGGAAAAGTTCCTGCCTCCGCTGGACAAGACCAAGTTCCTGGTCCCTCAAGAGCTGACCATGACCCAGTTCCTCAGCATCATCCG gaGCCGCCTGGTCCTGGGGGCTTCTGAAGCCTTTTACTTGCTGGTGAACAATAAGAGCCTGGTCAGCATGAGTGTGACCATGGCAGAGGTCTACAGGGACTACCAGGATGAGGACGGCTTCGTGTACGTGACCTACGCCTCCCAGGAGATGTTCGGCTGCCTGGGCTCCGGGAAGACCCTGCCGTCCTCTGCAGAGCATGTCTAG